The following proteins are co-located in the Carassius gibelio isolate Cgi1373 ecotype wild population from Czech Republic chromosome A21, carGib1.2-hapl.c, whole genome shotgun sequence genome:
- the LOC127941438 gene encoding histone deacetylase complex subunit SAP30L, with translation MNGFSTEEDSHDGPPAPPFFGQSCCLIEDGERCGRAAGNASFSKRIQKSISQRKLKLDIDKSVRHLYICDFHKNFIQSVRNKRKRKTSDDGGESPDHDVEVPEVDLFQLQVNTLRRYKRHYKIQTRPGLNKAQLAETVSRHFRNIPVNEKETLTYFIYMVKSSKSRLDQKPDGSKQVE, from the exons ATGAACGGGTTCAGCACGGAAGAGGACAGCCACGACGGCCCGCCCGCGCCGCCCTTCTTCGGCCAGAGCTGCTGTCTGATCGAGGACGGAGAGCGTTGCGGCCGCGCGGCGGGGAACGCGTCCTTCAGCAAGCGCATCCAGAAGAGCATCAGCCAGAGGAAGCTCAAGCTGGACATCGACAAGAGC GTTCGTCATTTGTACATCTGTGATTTCCACAAGAACTTCATCCAGAGTGTTCGTAACAAGCGCAAGAGGAAGACGAGTGATGACGGAGGAGAGTCCCCGGATCATGACGTGGAGGTGCCCGAG GTGGATCTGTTCCAGCTCCAGGTCAACACACTGAGACGCTACAAGAGGCACTACAAGATTCAGACCAGACCCGGTCTCAACAAAGCCCAGCTCGCCGAG ACCGTGAGCCGCCACTTCCGAAATATTCCAGTCAATGAGAAGGAGACGCTCACGTACTTTATTTATATGGTGAAGAGCAGTAAAAGCCGGCTGGACCAGAAACCAGACGGGAGCAAACAAGTGGAATAA